The following are encoded together in the Falsiruegeria litorea R37 genome:
- a CDS encoding GFA family protein, producing MTKRTGRCACGAVTWQTSGPVLWAGHCHCDSCRRASAAPVTSFFGVPRDRVTWTGEITDRQSSDGVHRGFCASCGSQLYYQADVWPDETHLFAATLDDHKLFEPQAHYHWAERVSWMKLADDLPKYAGSADGHDPL from the coding sequence GTGACCAAAAGAACGGGACGCTGCGCCTGCGGCGCTGTCACTTGGCAGACTTCGGGTCCCGTACTTTGGGCCGGGCATTGCCATTGCGACAGCTGCAGGCGCGCAAGCGCGGCCCCGGTCACCAGCTTCTTCGGCGTTCCCCGCGATAGGGTCACCTGGACCGGAGAGATCACGGATCGGCAGTCTTCGGACGGCGTCCACCGAGGGTTTTGCGCAAGCTGTGGCTCGCAGCTTTACTATCAGGCCGATGTTTGGCCGGATGAGACGCATCTGTTTGCAGCGACCCTGGACGATCACAAGCTGTTCGAACCCCAAGCGCACTACCACTGGGCCGAGCGGGTTTCATGGATGAAGCTTGCCGATGACTTGCCAAAATACGCGGGCTCGGCTGATGGCCATGATCCATTGTAG
- a CDS encoding aromatic ring-hydroxylating oxygenase subunit alpha — protein sequence MNAPLTQSLDARYYTDPAIFEQEMQGLLARTWQFAGHIAQVREIGDYFAFEIAGESLFCIRGRDGEIRTFYNVCQHRAHEMVTGAGNTRVVVCPYHSWTYELSGELRAGPNIKSVPGFDRSAICLTSVRTEVFNGFIFVNLDDDAAPMDVWYPGVREEILAYVPHIDALEPLEWVEVPENCNWKVSIENYSECYHCPTNHPTFAEGVVKPETYDIKPDEGGGYVLRHTTECQALDKMTYPIDMSVPHAGDYQSWFLWPMFSFQCYPGNVLNTYHWRAGGTDHCTVWRGWYTEGGSESAVIRQLAVQDRETTVEEDIHLVESVYRGLKSRGYKPGPLVLDPSGGVMSEHSIAKLQQWMREAVDP from the coding sequence ATGAACGCACCCCTGACGCAGTCTCTGGACGCGCGCTATTATACCGATCCCGCGATTTTCGAGCAGGAAATGCAGGGGCTTCTGGCCCGAACTTGGCAGTTTGCCGGCCATATCGCCCAAGTGCGCGAGATCGGGGACTATTTTGCCTTCGAAATCGCTGGTGAAAGCCTGTTCTGCATTCGCGGCCGTGACGGGGAAATCCGCACGTTCTATAACGTTTGCCAACACCGCGCGCATGAAATGGTCACCGGTGCGGGCAATACGCGTGTGGTCGTGTGCCCTTACCACTCGTGGACCTATGAGCTGTCAGGCGAGCTACGCGCTGGCCCAAACATCAAGTCGGTGCCGGGATTTGACCGCTCAGCCATCTGTCTGACTTCGGTGCGCACCGAGGTGTTCAACGGCTTCATCTTTGTCAATCTCGATGATGATGCCGCACCAATGGACGTCTGGTATCCCGGCGTGCGCGAAGAGATCCTTGCCTATGTGCCTCATATCGACGCGCTTGAACCGCTGGAATGGGTCGAGGTGCCGGAAAACTGCAACTGGAAAGTCAGCATCGAGAACTACTCGGAATGCTATCACTGCCCGACCAACCACCCCACCTTTGCCGAAGGTGTCGTCAAACCCGAGACCTATGACATCAAGCCCGATGAGGGTGGTGGCTACGTCCTGCGCCACACGACCGAGTGCCAAGCCCTCGACAAGATGACCTATCCCATCGACATGTCGGTGCCTCATGCGGGTGACTATCAGTCGTGGTTCCTGTGGCCAATGTTTTCGTTCCAATGCTATCCGGGCAATGTGCTCAACACCTATCACTGGCGCGCCGGGGGCACCGATCACTGCACTGTCTGGCGCGGCTGGTATACCGAGGGCGGCTCGGAAAGCGCGGTCATCCGGCAGCTCGCGGTGCAGGATCGCGAAACCACCGTGGAAGAAGACATTCACCTTGTGGAATCGGTCTATCGCGGCCTTAAATCGCGGGGCTACAAACCCGGACCGCTGGTGCTGGATCCGTCCGGCGGGGTGATGTCTGAACACTCGATCGCCAAGCTGCAACAATGGATGCGCGAGGCGGTTGATCCATAG
- a CDS encoding MurR/RpiR family transcriptional regulator — translation MNDTNVSSIVLDRLTEEWDALTPEAQKAARYVLENPTDVGVSTVREIAEAANVKPNTFVRMAQQVGFDGYEDFRAPFRDAIRRGTVSFPDRARWLQDIGKSGELGGLYADMVGAAIRNIEETFGGISEEALKAAATDIWNSRQVLTLGVGVNNSNARNFTYLASTGMKQFHAIPRPGSAAIDDLAWADEQDVLIAMTCRPYRTEVIEAIKLAREQGLTVVGISDSPASPVILNAHHGFVVAADTPQFFPSSVSTIALLETLLSFVIAVSSDEIVERVERFHRRRHQLGLYAEEPE, via the coding sequence ATGAATGACACAAATGTATCATCAATCGTTCTGGACCGGCTGACCGAAGAATGGGATGCCCTGACGCCCGAGGCGCAGAAGGCCGCCCGTTACGTGCTGGAAAACCCTACGGATGTGGGGGTTTCGACCGTGCGCGAGATTGCCGAAGCCGCCAATGTGAAACCAAACACATTTGTTCGCATGGCTCAGCAAGTTGGCTTTGACGGGTACGAGGATTTCCGCGCCCCGTTCCGCGATGCGATTCGACGCGGGACCGTATCCTTCCCGGATCGCGCTCGATGGCTGCAGGATATTGGGAAGTCCGGCGAGCTTGGTGGGCTTTACGCCGATATGGTCGGCGCTGCGATCCGAAACATCGAAGAAACCTTTGGCGGGATCAGCGAAGAAGCCCTAAAGGCGGCCGCGACGGACATCTGGAACTCGCGACAGGTTCTGACACTGGGGGTCGGCGTCAACAACTCGAACGCGCGCAATTTCACCTATCTCGCCTCAACCGGCATGAAGCAGTTTCACGCGATCCCGCGCCCCGGATCAGCAGCAATCGACGATCTGGCCTGGGCGGATGAGCAGGACGTGCTGATCGCCATGACCTGCCGCCCCTATCGAACCGAAGTGATCGAAGCGATCAAACTGGCACGCGAACAGGGGCTGACGGTTGTCGGCATCTCGGACAGCCCGGCGAGTCCTGTCATCCTGAACGCCCATCACGGCTTTGTGGTTGCCGCCGACACGCCGCAATTCTTCCCCTCGTCCGTTTCAACCATCGCTCTGTTGGAAACGCTGCTGTCCTTTGTGATCGCCGTCTCCAGTGATGAGATTGTCGAACGAGTCGAGCGGTTTCATCGTCGTCGCCATCAATTGGGCCTATATGCGGAGGAGCCTGAATGA